The following proteins come from a genomic window of Lolium rigidum isolate FL_2022 chromosome 5, APGP_CSIRO_Lrig_0.1, whole genome shotgun sequence:
- the LOC124651560 gene encoding putrescine hydroxycinnamoyltransferase-like — protein MEVKVVSSKLVKPRYPEGAARPDTTEHVPSSVFDMITYHFQMAIIYAFSAPAPSTADIERGLADVLAFYRLFAGQVTISPAGALGVLLNDRGARLVEAFVDGATLADAAPSKPTPELLKLHPDLDGEHEEVVQVQLTRFACGSLAIGFTAYHAVADGHATSDFLVAWGRAARGLAVSSPAHNHPDLFPPRDPPLVEFEHRGVEYRRPTPNANQGHHGHHGAENVVIHKAHFTKDFIAGLRAKASKGRGRPFSRFETTLAHLWRTMARARGLDPEETSTIRVSVDGRRRLAAPPGYFGNMVLWAFPRATVGDLLNRPLKHAAQAIHDAVARVDGAYFQSLVDFASSGAVEREGLDKTAVLRDALGPDMEVDSWVSLPFHELDFGTGGPSYFMPAYFPTEGMMFLVPSYTGDGSVNAFVPVFDHNLDAFKQCCYSME, from the coding sequence ATGGAGGTGAAGGTTGTGAGCTCGAAGCTGGTGAAGCCGCGGTACCCCGAGGGCGCGGCGCGGCCGGACACGACGGAGCACGTGCCGTCCTCGGTGTTCGACATGATCACGTACCACTTCCAGATGGCCATCATCTACGCCTTCTCGGCGCCGGCGCCCTCCACGGCCGACATCGAGCGCGGCCTGGCCGACGTGCTGGCGTTCTACCGCCTCTTCGCCGGCCAGGTTACCATTAGCCCGGCCGGTGCGCTGGGGGTGCTTCTCAACGACCGCGGCGCGCGGCTCGTGGAGGCGTTCGTTGACGGCGCCACCCTCGCGGACGCCGCGCCGAGCAAGCCCACGCCGGAGCTCCTGAAGCTGCACCCGGACCTGGATGGTGAGCATGAGGAGGTGGTGCAGGTGCAGCTCACGCGTTTTGCTTGCGGCTCGCTCGCCATCGGGTTCACCGCCTACCACGCGGTCGCCGACGGCCATGCCACCAGTGACTTTCTCgtcgcctggggccgcgccgcgcgCGGACTCGCCGTTTCTTCGCCGGCGCACAACCATCCCGATCTTTTCCCCCCACGCGACCCGCCGCTGGTCGAGTTTGAGCACCGCGGCGTCGAGTACCGTCGGCCGACGCCCAACGCCAACCAAGGCCACCACGGACACCATGGCGCCGAAAACGTCGTGATCCACAAGGCGCATTTCACCAAGGACTTCATCGCCGGGCTGCGCGCCAAGGCGTCGAAGGGGCGTGGCCGGCCGTTCAGCCGATTCGAGACCACCCTGGCCCACCTGTGGCGCACCATGGCGCGCGCGCGGGGCCTCGACCCCGAAGAGACCTCGACCATCCGCGTCTCCGTCGACGGTCGGCGTCGCCTGGCCGCCCCGCCGGGCTACTTCGGCAACATGGTCCTCTGGGCGTTTCCGCGCGCCACGGTGGGCGACCTTTTGAACCGGCCGCTGAAGCACGCGGCGCAGGCGATCCACGACGCGGTGGCGCGCGTGGACGGCGCCTACTTCCAGTCGCTGGTGGACTTCGCGAGCTCCGGCGCCGTGGAGCGGGAGGGGCTGGACAAGACGGCGGTGCTGAGGGACGCGCTGGGCCCGGACATGGAGGTGGATAGCTGGGTGAGCTTGCCGTTCCACGAGCTGGACTTCGGAACGGGGGGGCCGAGCTACTTCATGCCGGCCTACTTCCCAACTGAGGGGATGATGTTCCTCGTCCCGTCCTACACCGGCGACGGCAGCGTCAACGCCTTCGTCCCCGTTTTCGACCACAACCTCGACGCATTCAAGCAGTGCTGCTACTCCATGGAGTAA